Part of the Triticum urartu cultivar G1812 chromosome 2, Tu2.1, whole genome shotgun sequence genome, CTATACTCAGTTTCTTCTGCATAAAAAGCATCAACAGGGGCTCCCCTCCCTACAGCCGcacctcctcctctcccttgacGACCCCCTCTAGCTCCTCTTCCTCCTGAACTGCCTCTCAAACCTCCTCCCTCCCTTCCTGCTCTACCATCCATGCCAGCCCTCACTCGTTCATTGCTCCACAACAGCCAGTCCCCCCATTCACATGACTCCAGCTCGTGAATACCGTCGCCACACTCCTCCACCGTATGCCCAATCAGACCACAAAAATAGCAGAACACTGGAAGCTTGTCATAAAACACGGGATACCTCTTGCTCTTTTTGATTGTGATTGGCACGAAATGCACTAAATGCTTATTGATATCCACATAGACTCTGACCCTTAAAGTGCTCGCTGGATTGATCTTGCCCTCGTTCACAACCACAGTAAACGGTGGTTCCCCCACCTTAGCTGCCACCTTCTCTACAAGTTCTTTCTTCGTTGTAAGCCCATCCGGCAAACCCTGCACCCTTGCCCATAACGGGATTTTGTTTAACTTGTACTCATTCACATCGGTGAAACCATCGTACTCCTGTATGATGATTGGCGCAGCGTTGCGAAACAGCCACGGGCCTCCTTCCATGATTCTCTTCCAATCGCCGAGACAGTGACACTGCACCAAGAAAAGGTTCCGGCCCTTAATGTTAAAAGTTACTCCTTGTGCTGACGACCACGTGTTCCTCATCTGCTTCAGGAGCGCAGCATGGCTAAACGGCTTGGTTGTGTAAACCCTGAAGAGCCCAAGCCAACGGACTCCTTTGATTAGTTCCTCGACCTCGTCAGACAGGTCCAAGTCATCTTCCTCTTCCCCATGAAGCTGCAACCCCGCAAACTGGTCTTCCAGATCCGCCTCCGGGCCATACGACTCCCAAGCTTCCTCCTCCCCGAgattctcctcctcctctcccgaaGCACCAGCAGCCCTCCTGTGATCCGTCTCCCTCCTCACGTCCTGCGATCCCCCAGGTCGTCCATCTGTAATTCCTACCCCGCTACTCCCGTCTGGTCTACTTCCCCCTTCCCTAACTCCCTCCTGACTCCCGATGCTTCTGGCAGACTCGCCATGCAGATGGATCTTCAATGGCGGAACAAGGTTACGATCTCGGTCACCGGATAGAACCCGCCGCCTCGATAGTTTAAACATGGACTCTGAGCGTCGCCGCCGGAGGAAAAGTGGAACCCTAGATCGCCTAGGGGAAAAACCGCAAAAAACTAGCCGGACTCACGAGGAAAGTTGTGGGCTGAATCCTAGCAGCCCGTGTAGGCAGCGGAGGGCCGAAGTCAGCCCAACTACCGGTCGGGCTGAAAAGAAAATACCGCAGCCGTTGGGGAATTTTATCCGCGGCTAGTTCCCTGCCGACGGCGACTTTTGTCATCCATCCATCGCCCACCTCCGAGTTTCTAACCGCAACTCCGACGGCCAGCGACCAGATAAAAACCAGCTTCACCGCCGCCCGCCGGCGGAAACTCCCATATGGACTACTACCAGGCCTTCCAGAGCCCCGCGGCTGGAGAAGCCAAGGTAAACTCCCCGGACGGGCGCTCCCCAGCTCGTCGCCGCACGCAACGTGTTCGACGGATTGACTCTTCCACACGCAGTTTCACCGCGAACGCAGCCGTTGCTTGGCTTGCCATCGCGGCGCTCCTCTTCCCGAAACAACGAGGAAACAGGACCGCGGGGAGTGGTTTTCGCCCCCCGCACTCGGTTTCGGCTGGAAGAGTATGCCATCCACAAGTTTCCTTCTCGAATGATGACTTCTTCGTGCCTCCCACTACCCAGCTGCGCGTGGACATTTTCTCTAGACATGCCAGTCGCCATCGGCAGAACTGTCGCCGTGCCTTCGCTGTACATTCTCGCCGTGCTGGCCGGTTTGACCAGGGGACCGTGTGGCGTCTCGCTGTTGCATTGGGTTGTTCTTTATAAGCTTTACCTTTTCCCCCCTATTGGCATCTTCCATGCCTACCCAGCCTGGCTGCCACTTGAAAATCGTTGATCCCAATGGCTGACGCGATCAGCGCCGCCGGTTCTTGCCTGCAGCCCCTCTGCGAATGCTTGGATGGCACAGGCATGCTGGACGCGGCGGCCCGGGAGGTCGCCTCGTTCCTTCACCTCAAATCCAACTGGGCCGATCTCGACAAGGCCAAGAAGCTACTGCTTGCTGTCGAGACGACGGTGAGGGCGCGAGTCACCGCAGAGGTGGACAAGCTGAACATCTGTGACCCTCAGGTGCAGGTCTGGCTGAGGCGTATCGAAGAGCTACAACTGGATGCCATCGACGAGGACTACAGCCAGTTGAGGAAGTATTCTTGCCTCGGCCAGTGCACCATCCATGCTCACCGGCGTGCCTCGATCGGCAGGCATGTTCTTGAGGCTCTAGATGAGGCAAATAAACTTATTGAAGAAGGGAGGCGGTTCAAGAAATTTGGATTCAAGCCCCTTCCCAAGATTGTTGATCCATTGCCTCAAATCGAGAcgtttggtttggagaccatgcTGAGTCAGCTCCATGATCTGTTTGAGAAGGGCGACTCGAATATAATTGGTGTGTGGGGTCAAGGAGGTGTTGGCAAGACGACGCTTCTACATGTTTTCAACAATGATCTTGAAAAGAAGGCCCATGACTATCAGGTATGTGGCTTTCTCCAAGACTGCAATTTATCCCTTAGAGTACGTGTTTATCTGTACATTAATATTTCTATTTAACTTAAGATAATACTTATTTCAGTGACCATGCTTATATTTGTAACGATACTCAAAGAAAGTTAATTTACAAACATTGAAGAGAAAATTTGTGCTGCCATGCATTTTAGAGAAGGCAGAAAATTTCATTGTAGAACAGCTACACAGTGCACTGAAGTAGTTAAGTCTGAAGTAATGTTGATCTTCTTGTACAGGCATAAGAAATTTAACATGGTTTTCACACGGAGAGACAGTAACCATTCAGCATGAGAATTTGACTAGTTCATAGATATTGTAGGTACACATTATCTAGTAGATATGGACATGAAAAATGCATTGTTATTTGATGCAATTAGTGTGTGTCAATTTGCTGTTTTCCACATAATCCTTAAAAGGTTTGCTCTTTTAAGCATATTTTACATAAACCAAGTAAATGTGCATAAAATGCAGCTGTGTAAATTGGAATTATTGCCGGGCACATACATGCATCTCTTTTTTGGCACATCCTTCCCTGACGCTATCTCATCATTTGTAATTTTCAGGTTATATTTCTATTCATATTTTAAAATTACCTTCTAGCTATTGATGGCCCCATTTTCCTTAATTTGCTTGTGCCAGGTTGTTATCTTTATTGAAGTATCCAATTCAGAGACGCTGAACATAGTGGAGATACAACAGACTATCTCCGAAAGGCTCAACTTGCCATGGAATGATGCAGAGCCAATTGCCAAACGGGCCAGATTCTTGATAAAGGCACTTGCTAGGAAAAGATTTGTAATCCTGCTTGATGATGTAAGGAAGAAATTCCGACTGGAGGATGTTGGTATCCCAACTCCAGATACCAAAAGTCAGAGCAAGCTGATCCTCACATCACGTTACCAAGAAGTATGCTTCCAGATGAATGCACAAAGAAGCTTGATTAAGATGCAGATTTTGGGTAACGATGCTTCATGGGAACTGTTCTTGAGCAAGCTTAGCAAGGAGGCTAGTGCAGCAGTTGAATCGCTTGGTTCCCAGAATACTTCTAGAGAGCATGCTATGGCAATAGCCCGAAGTTGTGGAGGACTGCCACTTGCACTCAATGTCATTGGGACCGCTGTGGCAGGCTTGGAAGAGGGTGAGTGGAAATCAGCTGTGGATGCAATTGATACTAATATGGAGAATATTGATGGTGTGGATGAAATGTTTGGTCGGTTGAAATACAGCTACGACAGGCTCACAACCACTCAACAACAGTGTTTCTTATACTGCACTCTTTTCCCAGAATATGGATCTATCAGTAAAGAGCAACTTGTTGATTATTGGTTAGCTGAAGGTTTGCTATTACATGATCGTGAGAATGGTTATCTGATATTCCGCAGTCTCGTTTCAGCCTGCTTGTTGCAGGCCAGTGGCTCAATGTCTTCAAAGGTAAAAATGCACCATGTAATCAGGCAACTGGGTCTTTGGTTGGTCAACAAGTCAGATACAAAGTTTCTTGTTCAACCAGGGATGGCCTTGGATAATGCTCCATCAGCTGGAGAATGGAATGAAGCTACAAGGATCTCCATCATGTCTAATAACATCACCGAGCTTTCTTTCTCACCAAAGTGCAAAAATGTTACCACTCTGTTGATGCAGAACAACCCAAATTTGAACAAGATGAGCTATGGATTTTTCAGAACTATGTCATCCTTGAAAGTTCTGGATCTTTCTCATACTGCAATAACATCACTTCCAGAATGTGATGCATTGGTTGCATTGGAGCATCTGAATTTGTCTCACACACACATTATGAGATTACCTGAGCGCCTATGGTTACTGAAAGAGTTGAGGCATTTGGATCTGAGTGTGACTGTTGCACTTGAAGATACCATGAACAACTGCTCAAAGTTGCACAAGTTGAAAGTGCTCAATCTCTTCCGCAGCCACTATGGTATCCGTGATGTTGACAACCTGAATTTGGATTCTCTGAAGGAACTACTGTTCCTTGGAATCACTATTTATGCAGAGGATGTGCTAAAGAAATTGAACATGCCTCGTCCTTTGGCGAAGTCAACACATCGCTTAAACTTGAAGTATTGTGCAGATATGCAATCAATCAAAATCTCTGACCTCAGCCACATGGAGCACCTTGAGGAGCTGTATGTTGAATCATGCTATGACCTGAACACAGTGGTTGCTGATGCTGAGCTTACAACTTCACAGTTGCAGTTCCTGACCCTGTCAGTTCTTCCCTCGTTGGAAAGTGTCCTTGTTGCACCAATGTCCCATAATTTTCAGTACATTCGCAAATTGATCATTTCACACTGCCCCAAGTTGTTGAACATAACATGGGTCCGAGGACTTCAGCTTCTTGAGAGGCTTGTCATATCTCATTGTGATGGGGTGCTCGAAATTGTTGAAGATGAGGAGCAGTGTGGAGAACAAATGAAAATGCAGGATCATGCTTCAGATGAACAAGAAGATCATGCTATGGTAGAAACTTCACGGAATGACACAGGGCAGAGTGACTTCCCAAAGTTGAGATTGATCGTATTGACGGGACTTAAGAAGCTGAGAAGTATTTGTAAAGCAAGAGAATTCCCATGCCTTGAGACCCTTCGGGTGGAGGATTGCCCAAATCTGAGGAGCATCCCGCTAAGCTGCACGCATAACTATGGGAAACTGAAGCAGATATGTGGTTCAGTTGAATGGTGGGAGAAACTGCAGTGGGAAAATAAGGAGGAGGTGGCATGTCTGAACAGCAAGTACTTCATTCCAATCTGACAGAGCCCCAATTTCAATGGCTTTTGTATGGCATGCAGGTGGCTTAGTTCTGTCTCTTAAATTGTTTAAAATTTGTATATGTGACGGCGTAGCTTCTATACATTGTTAGAACTACATTCGTGTACATGGTATACTCTGCAATTTGCTGATATTGCATTCATGTAATACGATTTGTTTATTTAAATCACAGTCAATAAGGGTCTGTGACCTTGTGTCTTATCACTTGTGCAATCTCTTCATAAACAAGTTTCAGGGTCATTATTAACCCAGTTACATAGAATCATTACCCTTCTCAAGATTTGAGCCAAACCTTAGATCTGGCATGAACATCAAGCATATGGCATGGGATGCACCACTTTGTTACAATATAGGGATCGACTGATTTCATGAGATCAGGCGAAATGTTTCACTGATTGGATTATATTTGAAGTAAAAAATGGCTTCAACATTTCTAGTTTATAGAGGTACCTTTTGTAGATTCTTTTTCTCGATAATTTATTTTGTACTTTGCCTATGAGCCCTTCATTGCCCACAGCATTCAGAATCTAAGATGGCATGTGAAGTGCATCTGAAAGGGAAAGGCATTTGGATTGGCAAATGATCTAGTTCCAGTTGCAGAGGTAAACACTACAACAGGCCTGCTATTtcttactccctccgttccgaattacttgtcacgagtatggatgtatctagatgtattttagttctagatacatccatttctgcgacgagtaatttggaacggagggagtatttggtAGGGGTATCTCCCTGCCTCTCTTTTTTGGGACATCCTGGCCTCTTGTTAGAACAAGGTATTGCTGTTGTCTCAATTTCTGTTCCTTCTCTGCTTTAAAGTCAGAGACAGCAGATTATATATTTTTACCTAGTATAGTCAAACAATGTATTATTTAAAAAAGAAAATTCAGAAGAACATTTGTGAGAAGCAGCCAGCGTTTTTCTTTAGCAGTAATAGGTTGGTTAACTCCATCGATGTGTTGTATGTTCCATCTCCTGTTACCAGAATTATCATCAGGAAATCAGCATCTGTTCTCAGTAGTTTTCTCATTGTTGGACATACTTTGCAGGCAATGTTCATCCTTGTGCTGTGCTGGCAGCAAAGGATTACAAGTCTGCCAAGTGCCACATTTCGGAAGTTCTATTCTATGAGGTAGAACTCAATCTCTCATGGTAGCAACTTGATGACCTGTACAAGCATAGCAGCTAGTGTGTTTAATGCATGCTTCCCATGTAAACTGCATGGCAAAATCAACCAAGTTGGAAATACCACCAGTCCACCCTCCTTGCTGAAGATCAAATACTTGCTGACAGATATAAATGCGTTTTCCTGGAAATATGTTGAATGCTGAAAATATTCTGAGGCATGACAATTGTATAAGCTTGATTGACAAAGCAATCGCTTCATTCGTTATTTTCCCCATCTTCTATTGTACATAACAAAAGGTATTACCTATGTCTCTATGCATCTATTTTCATAATGTAGTATGACAATGTGATTATATTACTGAAAACATATTGCGACAAAACTGGAATAGTTAGTTAACATATATATAAGCTGCTATAGACGTTCAACTAAGGCTGAATGTTGCTCATAAGTCTTTTGCTCAACTGTGCGCTGTTTTAATCCCTTGACAAACATCGCATATTGTGTAGCCAAGGCCTTCACAGTATGGGCACTTTGTGTCTTCGCCAACCCACTCCAAGAACTGCATTTTAAAAAAAGTTAACGATTAAGTGCATATCACAGAAGAAATAGCAAGGCTTAATTAATAAACAACGTGGTGCATTTCTGCAACCCGAACTCTAGCGCACCTGTGGTTCAATGTTGGGCTCACCTGTTCCATCGCATTCTGCAGGAACGAAGAAGGATCGCATCAATAGTCACAACATAGCACAAGATTAACAGTAATAGTACAGAAGTCAAGCCAATGGCAGTGGCTTATGGTACACCGATGGCTGGGATTTACTGGATACGAGTGTGGAGTAAAGAAGCAGTGACTTGAGTACCTAGGCACAGGAGGCGGCCTTCGCCCCGGCAGGTGATGCACTGCTTTGTCGACGCGGCAGTAGAACCGCTGATCGGCTTATCCTTCTTGGTCAGCCTGGACGGATCTTCCCACCTGTTTTCGCCGAGAAGGTACACTCTGTGCTTGTTGTAGTCAATTTTTTCCTCCACAGGTTGCTGAAGCTCTGCGGTTTCTGTTACAGGTGGAACAAGCGCTCCGTTTACGCCTTCCTGCAAGTAGAACAGAAGTATGATCTCAGATTTGTGCATCAGGATCTCAGTGCGACGCCATGGCCACATCACTGAAATACTGACTGTGGCTTGGAGTTGGAGTTTCTAAGCTTGCCTTTTTGAGATCGTCCTGGGTCCGTCCTGTGAATAGCATCTCGAGTAGCTCCGACGTCATCAGCCCATCCTCTGTAGTCCCTATCGATGCCTGCAAACAGGAAGCGCAATTACTAGTACATGACACATGTTATACAGCACTGGCACGGATATATTAGCGAATGTAAGATGGGCGAGGATTTTATTGACCTGCCATGTCTTGATGGCTCGTTCGGTGCCGGTCGAGAAGCTGGAGAACTCCGTGTCCTCTTCGCCGGAGTAAAATCCAAGCTTTTCCAAGGCTTCCTGCATGATGTACGGTACACTTGGATTTATATACGGCCAATGTATCTTTGTACTTAATTAGTAGGTTCTGGCTCATAGATACAAATCGGTACTACTGTATCCCGTAAGTCCATAGTAGTTCACAGCCACGTTCTGGACAATGTAGCGTAGAGCAACAGCAGATTGCAGAACTTGCAGTGAGTATATCTAGCTAGAAAGAAACAGAGCACTGCCAACATTTTGTTTAGGGGAACAGA contains:
- the LOC125539176 gene encoding disease resistance protein RPS2-like; its protein translation is MADAISAAGSCLQPLCECLDGTGMLDAAAREVASFLHLKSNWADLDKAKKLLLAVETTVRARVTAEVDKLNICDPQVQVWLRRIEELQLDAIDEDYSQLRKYSCLGQCTIHAHRRASIGRHVLEALDEANKLIEEGRRFKKFGFKPLPKIVDPLPQIETFGLETMLSQLHDLFEKGDSNIIGVWGQGGVGKTTLLHVFNNDLEKKAHDYQVVIFIEVSNSETLNIVEIQQTISERLNLPWNDAEPIAKRARFLIKALARKRFVILLDDVRKKFRLEDVGIPTPDTKSQSKLILTSRYQEVCFQMNAQRSLIKMQILGNDASWELFLSKLSKEASAAVESLGSQNTSREHAMAIARSCGGLPLALNVIGTAVAGLEEGEWKSAVDAIDTNMENIDGVDEMFGRLKYSYDRLTTTQQQCFLYCTLFPEYGSISKEQLVDYWLAEGLLLHDRENGYLIFRSLVSACLLQASGSMSSKVKMHHVIRQLGLWLVNKSDTKFLVQPGMALDNAPSAGEWNEATRISIMSNNITELSFSPKCKNVTTLLMQNNPNLNKMSYGFFRTMSSLKVLDLSHTAITSLPECDALVALEHLNLSHTHIMRLPERLWLLKELRHLDLSVTVALEDTMNNCSKLHKLKVLNLFRSHYGIRDVDNLNLDSLKELLFLGITIYAEDVLKKLNMPRPLAKSTHRLNLKYCADMQSIKISDLSHMEHLEELYVESCYDLNTVVADAELTTSQLQFLTLSVLPSLESVLVAPMSHNFQYIRKLIISHCPKLLNITWVRGLQLLERLVISHCDGVLEIVEDEEQCGEQMKMQDHASDEQEDHAMVETSRNDTGQSDFPKLRLIVLTGLKKLRSICKAREFPCLETLRVEDCPNLRSIPLSCTHNYGKLKQICGSVEWWEKLQWENKEEVACLNSKYFIPI